The uncultured Bacteroides sp. genome has a segment encoding these proteins:
- a CDS encoding PaaI family thioesterase: MKKIINPWNKKEGYNCFGCCKTNESGVKMDFYEDGDEVVSVWKPQPQFQGWVNTLHGGIQAVLIDEICAWAVLRKLQTTGVTTSMQTRYIKSVSTNDSFLTLRATILDVKHNLVVVEGRLWNEAGELCTKSLCTYFTSSKEKVHDEMQFLGCDVEEEEVDPLNC; encoded by the coding sequence ATGAAGAAGATTATTAATCCTTGGAATAAAAAAGAAGGTTATAACTGTTTTGGTTGTTGCAAGACCAATGAGAGTGGAGTAAAGATGGATTTCTATGAAGATGGTGATGAAGTAGTCAGTGTGTGGAAACCTCAACCCCAGTTTCAGGGATGGGTTAATACCCTTCATGGAGGCATTCAGGCAGTTTTGATTGACGAAATCTGTGCATGGGCTGTTCTTCGCAAACTTCAGACCACTGGTGTAACTACAAGTATGCAAACACGGTACATTAAATCTGTTAGCACAAACGATTCTTTTCTTACCTTACGAGCAACTATTCTGGATGTTAAGCACAATCTTGTTGTTGTAGAGGGTCGATTGTGGAATGAAGCTGGTGAACTTTGCACAAAATCACTTTGCACCTACTTCACTTCCTCTAAAGAAAAGGTACATGACGAGATGCAGTTTCTGGGTTGCGATGTGGAAGAAGAAGAGGTAGATCCATTAAATTGTTAG
- a CDS encoding transglycosylase SLT domain-containing protein codes for MRKYLFTCLLLFSLLACKNAHTSQKDVNVHDLPQIKDSGELVVLTLYSSTSYFNYRGQDMGFQYELSEQFAKSIGLKLRVEVAKNIPELVKKLKSGKGDMIAYSLPITKKMKDSLTYCGLEVITHQVVVQNNEGKTKPLKDVTELIGKDVYVKPGKYYDRLVNLDKELGGGIKIHKVTSDSITVENLITQVSEGKIQYTVCDNDLAKLNATYYPNIDIKLSVSFDQRASWAVRNDCPLLAKAANEWYKKNKTSPDYAASTKRYFELLKTTIHSPILSIEDGKISHYDKLFKKYSKEIDWDWRFLASLAYNESNFNPKAVSWAGARGLMQLMPATARSMGIAAGEEDVPEESVKAAVKYIASIDKSFSMIHNKKERRNFILAAYNAGQSHIYDAMALAEKFGKNKLVWYGNVEDYILLESNEEYFTDPVCKNGYFRGIETYNFVRDINDRYKVYKKKIKH; via the coding sequence ATGCGTAAATACCTTTTTACCTGTCTCCTGCTCTTCTCATTGCTGGCTTGCAAGAATGCACATACAAGCCAGAAGGATGTGAATGTTCACGATCTTCCTCAGATAAAAGACAGCGGTGAACTGGTAGTTCTTACGCTTTACAGTTCTACTTCTTACTTTAACTACCGCGGACAGGATATGGGCTTTCAATATGAGTTAAGTGAACAATTTGCTAAATCAATTGGTTTGAAGCTACGGGTAGAAGTAGCCAAAAACATACCTGAGCTAGTTAAAAAGCTAAAAAGCGGTAAAGGTGATATGATTGCCTATAGCTTGCCGATAACAAAAAAGATGAAAGACAGTCTGACTTATTGCGGACTGGAAGTAATTACTCATCAGGTTGTTGTTCAGAATAATGAAGGAAAGACAAAGCCATTGAAAGATGTTACGGAACTAATAGGGAAAGATGTTTATGTAAAACCGGGAAAGTACTATGACCGATTAGTCAACCTCGACAAAGAACTAGGAGGAGGAATAAAGATTCACAAGGTAACAAGCGATAGTATCACAGTGGAAAATCTGATTACTCAGGTATCAGAAGGAAAAATCCAGTATACAGTATGCGATAATGACCTTGCCAAACTGAATGCAACTTATTATCCCAACATTGATATCAAGCTATCGGTCAGCTTTGACCAACGGGCGTCGTGGGCAGTAAGGAATGATTGTCCACTCCTTGCTAAAGCAGCTAATGAGTGGTACAAGAAGAACAAGACTTCTCCCGATTACGCAGCCAGTACAAAGCGATATTTTGAGTTGCTCAAAACAACCATTCACTCTCCTATTCTATCTATCGAGGATGGAAAGATCTCACATTATGATAAGTTATTCAAAAAGTACTCGAAAGAGATTGACTGGGATTGGCGATTTCTTGCTTCACTTGCCTACAACGAATCTAATTTTAACCCAAAAGCAGTCTCATGGGCCGGAGCAAGGGGTCTGATGCAGCTAATGCCTGCTACTGCAAGGTCAATGGGAATAGCTGCCGGAGAAGAGGATGTTCCCGAAGAGAGTGTAAAAGCTGCGGTGAAGTATATTGCTTCCATCGACAAGAGCTTTAGCATGATACATAATAAAAAAGAGCGTAGAAACTTTATCCTTGCTGCATATAATGCCGGACAATCACACATATACGATGCTATGGCGCTGGCAGAAAAGTTTGGCAAGAACAAACTTGTGTGGTATGGCAATGTGGAAGATTATATTCTTCTTGAAAGCAACGAAGAATATTTTACCGATCCGGTCTGCAAGAACGGCTACTTCCGTGGAATAGAGACCTATAATTTTGTTCGGGATATTAATGACCGCTATAAGGTGTACAAAAAGAAAATCAAGCACTAA
- a CDS encoding Yip1 family protein gives MNYKNLFKKVILLISSPAKAWEEISLEEDKRKGLATFVYPMIGLCGMAVFANVFIYNFASEDLNTNQLLQLAMTRCCGVFIAFFAGYFLAAKIISKMARSVFHVDCDMPKAEQLVGYAMVVPFVLQIIVELIPPFYILKLIFQFYIIFLIWEGARILLKMNENKSTWFSIFSSMVIVFCPFIIEFVFNKLTKILN, from the coding sequence TTGAATTACAAGAATTTATTTAAAAAAGTAATTTTATTAATTTCCTCTCCTGCCAAGGCATGGGAGGAAATTAGTTTAGAAGAGGATAAGCGAAAGGGATTGGCTACTTTTGTTTATCCTATGATTGGTTTATGTGGGATGGCTGTCTTTGCTAATGTGTTTATTTATAACTTTGCGAGCGAAGACCTAAACACGAACCAGCTTTTACAATTAGCCATGACTAGGTGTTGCGGCGTTTTTATTGCTTTCTTTGCCGGATATTTCCTTGCTGCAAAGATTATAAGTAAAATGGCACGTAGCGTGTTTCACGTTGATTGTGATATGCCTAAGGCTGAACAGCTGGTGGGATACGCAATGGTTGTTCCTTTTGTCTTGCAAATTATTGTGGAATTGATTCCACCTTTCTATATTCTCAAGTTGATTTTTCAGTTTTATATTATCTTCTTGATTTGGGAAGGGGCAAGAATCCTTTTGAAGATGAATGAAAACAAAAGTACCTGGTTTTCTATTTTTTCTTCTATGGTGATTGTTTTTTGTCCATTCATAATTGAATTCGTTTTTAACAAACTGACAAAAATCCTAAACTAA
- the udk gene encoding uridine kinase has translation MLIIGIAGGTGSGKTTVVRKIFDSLPKGEVVLLPQDSYYKDSSNVPVEERQFINFDHPDSFEWDLLSKHIQQLKKGKSIEQPTYSYLTCTRQPETIHIEPRDVVVIEGILALCDKKLRDLMDLKVFVDADSDERLIRVINRDVVERGRTAEMVMERYTRILKPMHQQFIEPTKRYADLIIPQGGNNQVAIDILTMFIEKNLGLEK, from the coding sequence ATGTTAATAATAGGCATAGCAGGCGGAACTGGTTCCGGCAAAACAACCGTTGTCCGTAAAATATTTGATAGTCTCCCTAAAGGTGAAGTGGTATTGCTGCCTCAGGATTCATATTACAAAGATAGCAGTAATGTTCCCGTTGAAGAAAGACAATTTATCAATTTTGACCATCCGGATTCTTTCGAATGGGATTTGTTGTCAAAGCACATCCAGCAGCTAAAAAAAGGAAAAAGCATTGAACAACCTACCTATTCCTATCTGACCTGCACCCGCCAACCGGAAACCATTCACATTGAGCCACGTGATGTTGTTGTAATAGAAGGTATTCTAGCTCTTTGTGATAAAAAACTAAGAGATCTGATGGACCTGAAAGTTTTTGTGGACGCTGATTCCGATGAAAGACTAATCCGTGTAATAAACCGGGACGTTGTGGAAAGAGGGCGTACAGCCGAAATGGTTATGGAGAGATATACCCGCATATTAAAACCCATGCATCAGCAATTCATAGAACCAACCAAAAGGTATGCCGACCTGATTATTCCACAAGGTGGAAACAACCAGGTAGCTATTGACATCTTAACTATGTTTATTGAAAAGAATCTCGGACTAGAAAAATAG
- a CDS encoding Dabb family protein has translation MVRHIVLFQLKKTVSESDKLVVMNQFKEAIEALPKDIDVIRKIEVRFNINPAEVFDIALVSEFDSLEDVNFYAKHPLHLAAGKILAEVKENRACVDYEF, from the coding sequence ATGGTACGACACATTGTATTGTTTCAGCTTAAAAAAACAGTTTCTGAGAGTGATAAACTAGTTGTAATGAATCAGTTTAAGGAAGCTATTGAAGCTTTGCCTAAAGACATTGATGTAATTCGTAAGATTGAAGTGAGATTTAATATCAATCCAGCAGAAGTTTTTGATATTGCTTTAGTTAGTGAATTTGATTCATTGGAAGATGTGAACTTCTACGCAAAGCATCCATTGCATTTAGCAGCCGGAAAAATATTGGCTGAAGTAAAGGAAAACCGTGCATGTGTGGATTACGAATTTTGA
- a CDS encoding methylated-DNA--[protein]-cysteine S-methyltransferase yields MDTFYYSSPVGVLEIKSAENQITQLLFKDSAGVSSENLSDVMKECIHQLDEYFAGNLQNFSLPLAPEGTHFQESVWKALQTIPYGQTISYKQLAERVENPKACRAVGTANGRNPIAIIIPCHRVIAADGSLGGYAGGLDVKTTLLRLEGINRF; encoded by the coding sequence ATGGATACATTCTATTATTCGTCGCCGGTAGGTGTTCTTGAGATAAAATCTGCAGAGAATCAAATAACTCAGTTATTGTTTAAGGATTCAGCTGGGGTCTCTTCTGAAAATCTCTCTGATGTAATGAAAGAATGTATCCATCAGCTTGATGAATATTTTGCAGGAAACTTACAAAATTTTTCGCTTCCTTTGGCTCCAGAAGGTACTCACTTCCAGGAGTCGGTATGGAAAGCTCTGCAAACTATACCTTACGGGCAGACTATCAGTTACAAGCAGTTGGCGGAAAGAGTGGAAAATCCTAAAGCTTGTCGTGCTGTTGGTACTGCCAACGGACGAAATCCAATTGCTATTATTATTCCTTGTCATCGTGTGATTGCTGCCGATGGCTCTTTGGGTGGCTATGCCGGCGGACTTGATGTTAAAACTACATTGCTCAGACTAGAAGGTATTAATCGTTTTTGA
- the smpB gene encoding SsrA-binding protein, which produces MKQAPVNIKNKRATFDYEIVDTFTAGIVLTGTEIKSIRLGKASLVDTFCFFARQELWVKNMHISEYFYGSYNNHVARRDRKLLLNGKELKKLERATKETGVTIIPIRMFINEKGLAKVVIALAKGKKQYDKRQSLREKDDKRDMDRMFKK; this is translated from the coding sequence ATGAAACAAGCTCCTGTAAATATAAAAAATAAACGTGCCACTTTTGATTATGAAATAGTGGATACCTTTACTGCCGGTATTGTGCTGACTGGTACGGAAATAAAATCCATTCGTTTGGGTAAAGCCAGTTTGGTTGATACCTTTTGCTTTTTTGCCCGACAGGAACTGTGGGTGAAGAATATGCATATTTCGGAATATTTTTATGGTTCCTATAATAACCATGTTGCCCGTCGTGATCGTAAATTACTGCTTAACGGAAAGGAGCTGAAGAAGCTGGAAAGAGCAACTAAAGAAACCGGTGTTACCATTATACCAATTCGTATGTTTATCAATGAAAAAGGACTGGCAAAGGTTGTCATAGCTTTGGCCAAAGGTAAAAAACAATATGATAAACGACAGTCACTAAGAGAAAAGGATGATAAACGTGACATGGATAGAATGTTTAAAAAATAG
- a CDS encoding cytochrome c biogenesis protein CcdA, producing MKKILFLFCMLFSLAGTIHAQIEDPVTFKTELKTISDTEAEIRFTGSIDKGWHVYSVNLPSGGPISATFNVEKMEGVKLAGKLTPVSKEISKFDKVFEMNLRFFEHTAVFVQKIKITGTTYSIKGYLEYGACNDESCLPPTQVPFNYKGKGSAKAVAEAAAAPKEDAKTEAAATQSVDSVAVVPTDTVAVKDSAAVTNYWKPVVSELNSFGGTVDHKNYSWIYIFVTGFLGGLLALFTPCVWPIIPMTVSFFLKRSQNKKKGIRDAFLYGASIIVIYVALGLAVTLLFGASALNALSTNAVFNILFFLMLVVFAASFFGAFEITLPSSWSTKVDSKAESTGGLLSIFLMAFTLTLVSFSCTGPIIGFLLVQVSTTGGIIAPAIGMLGFAIALALPFTLFALFPSWLKSMPRSGGWMNQVKVVLGFLELAFALKFFSVADLAYGWRLLDRETFLALWIVIFALLGLYLLGKVRFPHDDDKSNVSVPGFFMALISLAFAVYMVPGLWGAPLKAVSAFAPPMKTQDFNLYTKEVRAKFDDYDAGMEYAKQQKKPVMVDFTGFGCVNCRKMELAVWIDPKVSNIIENDYVLISLYVDDKKPLPTPMTVTENGTERILKTVGDKWSYLQRSKFGANAQPFYVLLNNEGKPLNKSYSYNENIDKYVEFLQKGLQNYKK from the coding sequence ATGAAAAAAATACTTTTTCTATTCTGTATGTTGTTTTCTCTGGCAGGAACTATTCATGCACAGATTGAAGATCCGGTAACCTTTAAAACGGAGCTTAAAACGATTAGTGATACAGAAGCTGAAATTCGATTTACCGGGTCTATTGACAAGGGATGGCATGTATATTCCGTGAATCTTCCCTCCGGAGGTCCCATATCTGCAACATTCAATGTTGAGAAGATGGAAGGAGTAAAACTTGCAGGTAAGTTGACACCTGTCAGCAAAGAAATCTCCAAGTTCGATAAAGTGTTTGAAATGAATCTTCGGTTTTTTGAGCATACTGCTGTCTTTGTTCAGAAGATAAAAATTACTGGCACCACTTATAGCATAAAGGGTTATCTGGAATATGGTGCATGTAACGATGAAAGTTGTTTGCCACCCACACAAGTTCCTTTTAACTATAAGGGAAAAGGTAGTGCAAAAGCGGTTGCCGAGGCTGCTGCAGCTCCGAAAGAAGATGCCAAAACAGAAGCAGCTGCAACACAGTCTGTAGATTCAGTAGCCGTTGTTCCAACAGATACGGTTGCAGTGAAAGATTCTGCTGCTGTAACAAACTATTGGAAACCAGTTGTCAGTGAGCTGAATAGCTTTGGTGGAACAGTAGATCACAAGAACTATTCCTGGATTTACATATTTGTTACCGGATTTCTTGGAGGTTTGCTTGCACTTTTCACTCCATGTGTATGGCCTATTATTCCTATGACGGTAAGCTTCTTCCTGAAACGTTCGCAGAACAAGAAGAAAGGAATCAGAGATGCCTTCTTATATGGTGCTTCCATCATTGTGATTTATGTAGCTCTTGGGCTGGCCGTCACGCTTCTCTTCGGAGCAAGCGCACTCAATGCCTTGTCCACAAACGCAGTGTTCAATATATTGTTCTTCCTCATGCTGGTTGTCTTTGCTGCTTCATTCTTTGGAGCATTTGAGATTACCCTGCCTTCATCCTGGAGTACAAAAGTAGATAGTAAAGCAGAGAGCACAGGCGGGCTACTTAGTATCTTCCTGATGGCATTTACACTCACACTTGTTTCCTTCTCGTGTACAGGTCCAATCATCGGATTCTTGCTGGTACAGGTTTCTACAACCGGAGGTATCATTGCTCCGGCTATTGGTATGCTTGGCTTTGCAATTGCTTTGGCACTTCCTTTCACTCTTTTTGCATTGTTTCCTTCCTGGTTGAAGTCGATGCCTCGTTCAGGTGGTTGGATGAATCAGGTTAAAGTGGTACTAGGATTCCTTGAACTGGCTTTCGCATTGAAGTTCTTTTCTGTGGCCGACCTTGCTTATGGCTGGAGATTGCTTGATCGTGAAACGTTCCTTGCCTTGTGGATTGTGATTTTTGCTCTGCTTGGTCTTTATCTGTTGGGTAAAGTTCGCTTCCCGCATGACGATGACAAGTCAAATGTCTCTGTTCCCGGATTCTTTATGGCACTCATATCTCTGGCATTTGCCGTTTATATGGTTCCTGGTTTGTGGGGTGCTCCTTTGAAGGCAGTCAGCGCTTTTGCTCCTCCTATGAAGACTCAGGATTTCAATCTGTATACAAAAGAAGTACGTGCCAAATTTGATGATTACGATGCTGGAATGGAATATGCAAAACAGCAGAAGAAACCTGTAATGGTCGACTTTACCGGCTTTGGATGTGTGAATTGCCGAAAAATGGAGCTTGCAGTATGGATTGATCCTAAAGTAAGCAATATAATTGAGAATGATTATGTGCTGATCTCTTTGTATGTGGACGATAAGAAACCTCTTCCAACACCGATGACTGTTACAGAAAATGGTACTGAAAGAATACTGAAAACGGTTGGCGATAAATGGAGTTATCTGCAAAGAAGTAAGTTTGGTGCAAATGCGCAGCCCTTCTATGTGTTGCTCAATAATGAAGGGAAACCGCTTAACAAGTCTTACTCTTATAATGAAAATATAGACAAGTATGTGGAATTTCTGCAGAAAGGTTTGCAAAACTATAAAAAGTAA
- the metH gene encoding methionine synthase, producing the protein MKPTIQQLVSERILILDGAMGTMIQKYNLREEDFRNERFAHIPGQMKGNNDLLCLTRPDVIRDIHRKYLEAGADIIETNTFSSTTVSMADYHVQGYVREMNLAAVKIAREVADEFTRMNPDKPRFVAGAVGPTNKTCSMSPDVNNPAFRALSYDDLVASYQEQMEALIEGGVDAILIETIFDTLNAKAAIYAAESAMEVKGVKLPIMLSVTVADISGRTLSGQTLDAFLASVQHAPIFSVGLNCSFGAKQLKPFLEGLAARAPYYISAYPNAGLPNSLGKYDQTPAEMAVQVREYIEEGLINIIGGCCGTTNEYIAEYTALIQGKAPHKPVPSPDCMWLSGLELLEVKPEINFVNVGERCNVAGSRKFLRLIQEKKYDEALSIARGQVEDGALIIDVNMDEGLLEAEEEMTIFLNLIASEPEIARVPVMIDSSKWEVIVAGLKCLQGKSIVNSISLKEGEETFLEHARTVKKYGAAVVVMAFDEKGQADTSARKIEVCERAYRLLVDKVQFNPHDIIFDPNVLAIATGMEEHNNYAVDFIDATAWIKKNLPGAHISGGISNLSFSFRGNNYIREAMHAVFLYHAIQQGMDMGIVNPATAVMYSDIDPDLLVKIEDVVLNRRPDAAEILIEVAESLKDSAKDNNQAVVKHDAWRDENVNERLKYALMKGIGDFLEEDLAEVIPLYNKAVDIIEGPLMDGMNTVGELFGAGKMFLPQVVKTARTMKKAVAILQPLIEAEKTEGSTTAGKMLIATVKGDVHDIGKNIVSVVMACNNYEVIDLGVMVPAETIVQRAIEEKVDFIGLSGLITPSLEEMVHVAVELQKAGLNIPLMIGGATTSKLHTALKIAPVYSGIVAHMKDAAQNASLASRLQNPVAKEKLADELNKEYETLRQKNVGKKVDTVSIEEAQKNKLKLF; encoded by the coding sequence ATGAAACCAACCATTCAACAGTTAGTTTCCGAGCGCATCCTTATATTGGATGGAGCTATGGGTACCATGATTCAAAAGTATAATCTGAGAGAAGAGGATTTTCGTAACGAACGTTTTGCGCACATCCCCGGTCAGATGAAAGGAAATAATGATTTGCTTTGTCTCACACGCCCTGATGTAATTCGTGATATTCACAGAAAGTATCTTGAAGCCGGAGCCGACATCATTGAGACAAACACATTTAGTTCTACTACAGTTTCTATGGCGGATTACCATGTGCAGGGATATGTGCGTGAAATGAATCTTGCTGCTGTGAAGATTGCCCGTGAAGTGGCGGATGAATTTACCCGTATGAATCCTGATAAACCTCGGTTTGTGGCTGGTGCTGTTGGTCCTACAAATAAAACATGTTCCATGTCTCCGGACGTGAATAATCCAGCTTTCCGTGCCTTGTCTTATGATGATTTGGTTGCATCTTATCAGGAACAGATGGAAGCTTTGATTGAAGGGGGAGTGGATGCCATTCTTATCGAGACCATTTTTGATACATTGAATGCAAAGGCTGCTATCTATGCGGCTGAGAGTGCAATGGAGGTAAAAGGTGTAAAATTACCAATCATGCTTTCCGTTACTGTTGCCGATATAAGTGGACGTACGCTTTCCGGTCAGACTTTGGATGCCTTTCTGGCTTCTGTGCAACATGCCCCGATTTTCTCGGTTGGACTAAATTGTTCATTCGGAGCTAAGCAGCTTAAACCATTTCTGGAAGGTTTAGCGGCTCGTGCGCCTTACTATATAAGTGCTTATCCTAATGCTGGTCTTCCAAATAGTTTGGGTAAGTATGATCAGACTCCTGCCGAGATGGCTGTGCAGGTTAGAGAATACATTGAAGAAGGATTAATCAATATTATAGGTGGCTGTTGTGGAACTACCAATGAATATATTGCTGAATATACAGCTTTGATTCAGGGAAAGGCACCTCATAAACCGGTACCGAGTCCTGATTGTATGTGGCTTTCCGGATTGGAATTATTGGAAGTAAAGCCTGAAATAAACTTCGTGAATGTAGGTGAAAGATGTAATGTGGCTGGTTCACGTAAGTTCCTTCGTCTTATTCAGGAAAAGAAATACGATGAAGCACTTTCCATAGCCCGCGGACAAGTGGAAGATGGTGCTTTGATTATTGATGTGAACATGGACGAAGGTTTGCTGGAGGCAGAAGAGGAAATGACTATATTCCTGAATCTGATTGCTTCCGAACCAGAAATAGCCCGTGTGCCTGTGATGATTGATTCCTCTAAATGGGAAGTAATTGTTGCTGGTTTGAAATGCCTGCAAGGAAAATCTATTGTAAACTCAATCTCGCTCAAAGAAGGTGAGGAGACATTTCTGGAACATGCACGTACCGTAAAGAAGTATGGAGCTGCAGTTGTGGTTATGGCATTCGATGAGAAAGGACAAGCAGATACTTCTGCCCGTAAAATTGAAGTGTGTGAACGTGCTTATCGGTTGTTGGTAGATAAGGTACAGTTCAATCCTCATGATATTATTTTCGACCCTAATGTATTGGCTATTGCCACCGGAATGGAAGAACATAATAACTATGCGGTTGACTTCATCGATGCTACTGCGTGGATAAAGAAAAATCTTCCGGGTGCACACATTAGTGGTGGTATCAGTAATCTTTCTTTCTCTTTCAGGGGAAATAATTATATTCGTGAGGCTATGCATGCTGTATTCCTTTATCATGCCATTCAGCAAGGTATGGATATGGGAATTGTAAATCCGGCAACAGCTGTTATGTACAGTGATATAGATCCCGATCTACTTGTTAAGATAGAAGATGTGGTGCTCAACCGCCGCCCGGATGCGGCAGAGATATTGATTGAAGTAGCCGAAAGTCTGAAAGATTCTGCTAAAGATAATAATCAGGCGGTAGTGAAACACGATGCATGGAGAGACGAAAATGTAAACGAACGTCTAAAATATGCTCTGATGAAAGGTATTGGCGATTTTCTTGAAGAAGACCTTGCCGAAGTTATCCCTCTTTATAATAAAGCAGTGGATATTATTGAGGGACCTTTGATGGATGGAATGAATACCGTAGGCGAGCTTTTTGGAGCCGGAAAGATGTTTCTGCCTCAGGTAGTGAAGACTGCTCGTACCATGAAGAAAGCCGTAGCAATACTTCAGCCGTTGATTGAAGCGGAAAAGACAGAAGGTTCTACTACTGCAGGTAAAATGCTTATTGCCACAGTAAAGGGCGATGTACACGATATAGGAAAGAATATTGTTTCTGTAGTGATGGCTTGTAATAATTACGAAGTTATTGACTTAGGAGTAATGGTTCCTGCCGAAACAATAGTGCAGCGCGCCATTGAGGAAAAGGTGGACTTTATAGGACTCAGTGGATTAATTACTCCTTCATTGGAAGAGATGGTGCATGTGGCTGTTGAACTTCAAAAGGCTGGACTTAATATTCCTTTGATGATAGGTGGGGCTACAACATCCAAACTACATACGGCCTTAAAAATAGCACCGGTTTATAGTGGCATTGTTGCTCACATGAAAGATGCTGCCCAGAATGCTTCATTGGCTTCTCGTCTGCAGAATCCGGTTGCTAAAGAAAAATTGGCTGATGAGCTGAATAAAGAATATGAAACCCTCCGTCAGAAGAATGTTGGAAAGAAGGTTGATACGGTTTCAATAGAGGAGGCACAAAAAAATAAACTGAAGTTATTTTAA